A segment of the Streptomyces sp. XD-27 genome:
CCCGGCACCGCCAGGCGTCGCCGTCCTCCGCCCGCGCCCAGGTGAGTTCGGTGGTGAGGGTGTCGCCGGGGAGGACCGGGCTGAGGAAGCGGGTGCTCTCGATCGCCGCCAGGGTCCAGCGGTCGCCCGGCTCCGGCAGGGTGGCCAGGGCGCTGAGCCGGGCGTACTCGATGACGCAGACGCCGGGGAAGATCGGGAATCCGGGGTAGTGCCCGGCGAAGACCCGCTCCGCCGGATCGACGAGCACGACGGTCCTCGCGGGCCCGCCGGTGGCGCCCGGGTCGGTGACCTCGGGCGTGCCGTCGACGGGCCCGCAGCCGCGCGCGGGCATGGTCACCGCCCCTGCTTCGCCAGCTTCGCGGCGATCAGGTCGTGGGCCGCGCGCAGGCAGGTGATCTTCTTCAGCTCACGCTCGCCCAGCTTGATGGAGTACTTCTTCTCCAGCTCGACCATGACCTCCAGGGCCATGAGGGAGTCGACGCCCAGGTCGTCGACGAAGTGGGCGTCTTCGGTGACCTCCTCCTCTTCCACGTCGAGCACGTCGGCGATGAGGGTGCGCAGCTCGTCGAGG
Coding sequences within it:
- a CDS encoding 3-hydroxyacyl-ACP dehydratase FabZ family protein, giving the protein MPARGCGPVDGTPEVTDPGATGGPARTVVLVDPAERVFAGHYPGFPIFPGVCVIEYARLSALATLPEPGDRWTLAAIESTRFLSPVLPGDTLTTELTWARAEDGDAWRCRAAVSTERGRSAQVRLRFAPREDR
- a CDS encoding acyl carrier protein, which encodes MSDTAATLDLDELRTLIADVLDVEEEEVTEDAHFVDDLGVDSLMALEVMVELEKKYSIKLGERELKKITCLRAAHDLIAAKLAKQGR